From Rhinolophus sinicus isolate RSC01 linkage group LG15, ASM3656204v1, whole genome shotgun sequence, the proteins below share one genomic window:
- the HEXD gene encoding hexosaminidase D isoform X2, which yields MSGSSPFKMRLVHLDLKGAPPRVSYLAEVFPLFHALGANGLLIEYEDMFPYEGHLRMLRAQHAYSPSEIKEILHLATLNELEVVPLVQTFGHMEFVLKHEALTHLREVAFFPNTLNPHEAESLALVGAMLDQVMELHPGARWLHVGCDEVYYLGEGEASRQWLQQEQNTKARLCLSHVKAVASHVLARHPATKPLVWDDMLRDIPEDQLSASGVPQLVQPMLWDYTADLDVHGKALLMEKYRKCGFRQLWAASAFKGATGVSQALTPIEHHLRNHMQWLQVAAHGPADTLQGIVLTGWQRYDHFSVLCELLPVGIPSLAVCLQSLLQGGFAEDVKARVENLLGIPSLEITGFTSEAAASFPGSDILALITQVGLHLRSSVDEMLHRDRYVTGWFSSYHRRRKLVHPVMIQHIQPQALSNADCPILWMGKLRHGTRPTWG from the exons ATGTCAGGCTCCTCACCGTTTAAGATGCGCCTTGTTCATTTGGACCTTAAAGGAGCCCCGCCAAGGGTCTCATACCTCGCGGAG GTTTTTCCTCTATTCCATGCCCTGGGCGCAAACGGCCTCCTCATTGAGTATGAAGACATGTTTCCCTACGAGGGCCACCTGAGGATGCTGAGGGCCCAGCACGCATACAG CCCCTCTGAAATCAAAGAGATCCTGCATCTGGCCACATTGAACGAGCTAGAGGTTGTTCCCTTGGTACAGACATTCGGACACATGGAG TTTGTGCTGAAGCACGAGGCTCTCACTCACCTCCGAGAAGTGGCATTTTTCCCCAACACCCTGAACCCCCACGAGGCGGAGTCCCTGGCACTGGTCGGAGCCATGCTAGACCAGGTCATGGAGCTGCATCCGGGTGCCCGGTGGCTCCATGTCGGATGTGACGAG GTGTATTACCTTGGAGAGGGCGAGGCCTCGCGGCAGTGGCTGCAGCAGGAGCAGAACACCAAAGCCAGACTGTGCCTGTCCCACGTGAAGGCGGTGGCCAGCCACGTGCTGGCCCGGCACCCTGCCACGAAGCCCCTGGTGTGGGACGACATGCTGCGGGACATCCCTGAGGACCAGCTCTCAG CATCAGGGGTGCCACAGCTGGTGCAGCCCATGCTCTGGGACTACACGGCCGACCTGGATGTCCACGGCAAGG CCCTCCTCATGGAAAAATATCGGAAGTGCGGTTTTCGGCAGCTGTGGGCTGCAAGTGCCTTCAAAGGGGCCACGGGGGTGAGCCAGGCCCTGACGCCCATCGAGCACCATCTCAGGAACCACATGCAGTGGCTGCAGGTGGCGGCCCATGGGCCAGCAGACACGCTGCAGGGCATTGTCCTGACCGGCTGGCAGAG GTACGACCACTTCTCCGTGCTGTGCGAGCTGCTGCCCGTGGGGATCCCGTCCCTGGCCGTCTGTCTGCAGTCGCTCCTACAGG GAGGCTTTGCTGAAGATGTTAAAGCAAGAGTAGAGAACCTCCTTGGAATTCCGAGCCTGGAAATCACCGGTTTCACAAG TGAGGCGGCTGCCTCCTTCCCTGGCAGCGACATCCTGGCCCTCATCACACAAGTTGGCCTCCACCTACGCAGCTCCGTGGACGAGATGCTGCACAGGGacag GTACGTGACCGGCTGGTTCAGCTCCTACCATCGCAGGCGGAAGCTCGTCCACCCAGTCATGATCCAGCACATCCAGCCCCAGGCCCTCAG CAATGCCGACtgccccattttatggatgggtaaactgaggcacgggACCAGACCGACATGGGGGTGA
- the HEXD gene encoding hexosaminidase D isoform X1, whose amino-acid sequence MSGSSPFKMRLVHLDLKGAPPRVSYLAEVFPLFHALGANGLLIEYEDMFPYEGHLRMLRAQHAYSPSEIKEILHLATLNELEVVPLVQTFGHMEFVLKHEALTHLREVAFFPNTLNPHEAESLALVGAMLDQVMELHPGARWLHVGCDEVYYLGEGEASRQWLQQEQNTKARLCLSHVKAVASHVLARHPATKPLVWDDMLRDIPEDQLSASGVPQLVQPMLWDYTADLDVHGKALLMEKYRKCGFRQLWAASAFKGATGVSQALTPIEHHLRNHMQWLQVAAHGPADTLQGIVLTGWQRYDHFSVLCELLPVGIPSLAVCLQSLLQGGFAEDVKARVENLLGIPSLEITGFTSEAAASFPGSDILALITQVGLHLRSSVDEMLHRDRYVTGWFSSYHRRRKLVHPVMIQHIQPQALSLLGRWSALAGELEAALRRVFYPDAVEEWLEENVQPSLQQLQQLLQDLGEAAGPGPPLASPGPDTGQDP is encoded by the exons ATGTCAGGCTCCTCACCGTTTAAGATGCGCCTTGTTCATTTGGACCTTAAAGGAGCCCCGCCAAGGGTCTCATACCTCGCGGAG GTTTTTCCTCTATTCCATGCCCTGGGCGCAAACGGCCTCCTCATTGAGTATGAAGACATGTTTCCCTACGAGGGCCACCTGAGGATGCTGAGGGCCCAGCACGCATACAG CCCCTCTGAAATCAAAGAGATCCTGCATCTGGCCACATTGAACGAGCTAGAGGTTGTTCCCTTGGTACAGACATTCGGACACATGGAG TTTGTGCTGAAGCACGAGGCTCTCACTCACCTCCGAGAAGTGGCATTTTTCCCCAACACCCTGAACCCCCACGAGGCGGAGTCCCTGGCACTGGTCGGAGCCATGCTAGACCAGGTCATGGAGCTGCATCCGGGTGCCCGGTGGCTCCATGTCGGATGTGACGAG GTGTATTACCTTGGAGAGGGCGAGGCCTCGCGGCAGTGGCTGCAGCAGGAGCAGAACACCAAAGCCAGACTGTGCCTGTCCCACGTGAAGGCGGTGGCCAGCCACGTGCTGGCCCGGCACCCTGCCACGAAGCCCCTGGTGTGGGACGACATGCTGCGGGACATCCCTGAGGACCAGCTCTCAG CATCAGGGGTGCCACAGCTGGTGCAGCCCATGCTCTGGGACTACACGGCCGACCTGGATGTCCACGGCAAGG CCCTCCTCATGGAAAAATATCGGAAGTGCGGTTTTCGGCAGCTGTGGGCTGCAAGTGCCTTCAAAGGGGCCACGGGGGTGAGCCAGGCCCTGACGCCCATCGAGCACCATCTCAGGAACCACATGCAGTGGCTGCAGGTGGCGGCCCATGGGCCAGCAGACACGCTGCAGGGCATTGTCCTGACCGGCTGGCAGAG GTACGACCACTTCTCCGTGCTGTGCGAGCTGCTGCCCGTGGGGATCCCGTCCCTGGCCGTCTGTCTGCAGTCGCTCCTACAGG GAGGCTTTGCTGAAGATGTTAAAGCAAGAGTAGAGAACCTCCTTGGAATTCCGAGCCTGGAAATCACCGGTTTCACAAG TGAGGCGGCTGCCTCCTTCCCTGGCAGCGACATCCTGGCCCTCATCACACAAGTTGGCCTCCACCTACGCAGCTCCGTGGACGAGATGCTGCACAGGGacag GTACGTGACCGGCTGGTTCAGCTCCTACCATCGCAGGCGGAAGCTCGTCCACCCAGTCATGATCCAGCACATCCAGCCCCAGGCCCTCAG TCTCCTGGGCAGGTGGAGCGCCCTTGCTGGGGAGCTGGAGGCCGCCCTGCGTCGCGTCTTCTACCCTGATGCTGTGGAGGAGTGGCTAGAGGAGAACGTGCAGCCCAgtctgcagcagctgcagcagctgctgcAGGACCTCGGCGAGGCGGCCGGCCCCGGGCCCCCCCTGGCCAGCCCGGGTCCGGACACAGGTCAGGACCCTTGA
- the HEXD gene encoding hexosaminidase D isoform X4 — MSGSSPFKMRLVHLDLKGAPPRVSYLAEVFPLFHALGANGLLIEYEDMFPYEGHLRMLRAQHAYSPSEIKEILHLATLNELEVVPLVQTFGHMEVYYLGEGEASRQWLQQEQNTKARLCLSHVKAVASHVLARHPATKPLVWDDMLRDIPEDQLSASGVPQLVQPMLWDYTADLDVHGKALLMEKYRKCGFRQLWAASAFKGATGVSQALTPIEHHLRNHMQWLQVAAHGPADTLQGIVLTGWQRYDHFSVLCELLPVGIPSLAVCLQSLLQGGFAEDVKARVENLLGIPSLEITGFTSEAAASFPGSDILALITQVGLHLRSSVDEMLHRDRYVTGWFSSYHRRRKLVHPVMIQHIQPQALSLLGRWSALAGELEAALRRVFYPDAVEEWLEENVQPSLQQLQQLLQDLGEAAGPGPPLASPGPDTGQDP; from the exons ATGTCAGGCTCCTCACCGTTTAAGATGCGCCTTGTTCATTTGGACCTTAAAGGAGCCCCGCCAAGGGTCTCATACCTCGCGGAG GTTTTTCCTCTATTCCATGCCCTGGGCGCAAACGGCCTCCTCATTGAGTATGAAGACATGTTTCCCTACGAGGGCCACCTGAGGATGCTGAGGGCCCAGCACGCATACAG CCCCTCTGAAATCAAAGAGATCCTGCATCTGGCCACATTGAACGAGCTAGAGGTTGTTCCCTTGGTACAGACATTCGGACACATGGAG GTGTATTACCTTGGAGAGGGCGAGGCCTCGCGGCAGTGGCTGCAGCAGGAGCAGAACACCAAAGCCAGACTGTGCCTGTCCCACGTGAAGGCGGTGGCCAGCCACGTGCTGGCCCGGCACCCTGCCACGAAGCCCCTGGTGTGGGACGACATGCTGCGGGACATCCCTGAGGACCAGCTCTCAG CATCAGGGGTGCCACAGCTGGTGCAGCCCATGCTCTGGGACTACACGGCCGACCTGGATGTCCACGGCAAGG CCCTCCTCATGGAAAAATATCGGAAGTGCGGTTTTCGGCAGCTGTGGGCTGCAAGTGCCTTCAAAGGGGCCACGGGGGTGAGCCAGGCCCTGACGCCCATCGAGCACCATCTCAGGAACCACATGCAGTGGCTGCAGGTGGCGGCCCATGGGCCAGCAGACACGCTGCAGGGCATTGTCCTGACCGGCTGGCAGAG GTACGACCACTTCTCCGTGCTGTGCGAGCTGCTGCCCGTGGGGATCCCGTCCCTGGCCGTCTGTCTGCAGTCGCTCCTACAGG GAGGCTTTGCTGAAGATGTTAAAGCAAGAGTAGAGAACCTCCTTGGAATTCCGAGCCTGGAAATCACCGGTTTCACAAG TGAGGCGGCTGCCTCCTTCCCTGGCAGCGACATCCTGGCCCTCATCACACAAGTTGGCCTCCACCTACGCAGCTCCGTGGACGAGATGCTGCACAGGGacag GTACGTGACCGGCTGGTTCAGCTCCTACCATCGCAGGCGGAAGCTCGTCCACCCAGTCATGATCCAGCACATCCAGCCCCAGGCCCTCAG TCTCCTGGGCAGGTGGAGCGCCCTTGCTGGGGAGCTGGAGGCCGCCCTGCGTCGCGTCTTCTACCCTGATGCTGTGGAGGAGTGGCTAGAGGAGAACGTGCAGCCCAgtctgcagcagctgcagcagctgctgcAGGACCTCGGCGAGGCGGCCGGCCCCGGGCCCCCCCTGGCCAGCCCGGGTCCGGACACAGGTCAGGACCCTTGA
- the HEXD gene encoding hexosaminidase D isoform X6: protein MSGSSPFKMRLVHLDLKGAPPRVSYLAEVFPLFHALGANGLLIEYEDMFPYEGHLRMLRAQHAYSPSEIKEILHLATLNELEVVPLVQTFGHMEFVLKHEALTHLREVAFFPNTLNPHEAESLALVGAMLDQVMELHPGARWLHVGCDEVYYLGEGEASRQWLQQEQNTKARLCLSHVKAVASHVLARHPATKPLVWDDMLRDIPEDQLSASGVPQLVQPMLWDYTADLDVHGKALLMEKYRKCGFRQLWAASAFKGATGVSQALTPIEHHLRNHMQWLQVAAHGPADTLQGIVLTGWQRYDHFSVLCELLPVGIPSLAVCLQSLLQGCDAAEEWRWRRAVRTQACGPDQHAV from the exons ATGTCAGGCTCCTCACCGTTTAAGATGCGCCTTGTTCATTTGGACCTTAAAGGAGCCCCGCCAAGGGTCTCATACCTCGCGGAG GTTTTTCCTCTATTCCATGCCCTGGGCGCAAACGGCCTCCTCATTGAGTATGAAGACATGTTTCCCTACGAGGGCCACCTGAGGATGCTGAGGGCCCAGCACGCATACAG CCCCTCTGAAATCAAAGAGATCCTGCATCTGGCCACATTGAACGAGCTAGAGGTTGTTCCCTTGGTACAGACATTCGGACACATGGAG TTTGTGCTGAAGCACGAGGCTCTCACTCACCTCCGAGAAGTGGCATTTTTCCCCAACACCCTGAACCCCCACGAGGCGGAGTCCCTGGCACTGGTCGGAGCCATGCTAGACCAGGTCATGGAGCTGCATCCGGGTGCCCGGTGGCTCCATGTCGGATGTGACGAG GTGTATTACCTTGGAGAGGGCGAGGCCTCGCGGCAGTGGCTGCAGCAGGAGCAGAACACCAAAGCCAGACTGTGCCTGTCCCACGTGAAGGCGGTGGCCAGCCACGTGCTGGCCCGGCACCCTGCCACGAAGCCCCTGGTGTGGGACGACATGCTGCGGGACATCCCTGAGGACCAGCTCTCAG CATCAGGGGTGCCACAGCTGGTGCAGCCCATGCTCTGGGACTACACGGCCGACCTGGATGTCCACGGCAAGG CCCTCCTCATGGAAAAATATCGGAAGTGCGGTTTTCGGCAGCTGTGGGCTGCAAGTGCCTTCAAAGGGGCCACGGGGGTGAGCCAGGCCCTGACGCCCATCGAGCACCATCTCAGGAACCACATGCAGTGGCTGCAGGTGGCGGCCCATGGGCCAGCAGACACGCTGCAGGGCATTGTCCTGACCGGCTGGCAGAG GTACGACCACTTCTCCGTGCTGTGCGAGCTGCTGCCCGTGGGGATCCCGTCCCTGGCCGTCTGTCTGCAGTCGCTCCTACAGG GCTGTGATGCCGCTGAGGAATGGCGTTGGCGCAGAGCTGTCCGGACACAGGCCTGCGGGCCTGACCAACACGCCGTCTGA
- the HEXD gene encoding hexosaminidase D isoform X3, translating into MFPYEGHLRMLRAQHAYSPSEIKEILHLATLNELEVVPLVQTFGHMEFVLKHEALTHLREVAFFPNTLNPHEAESLALVGAMLDQVMELHPGARWLHVGCDEVYYLGEGEASRQWLQQEQNTKARLCLSHVKAVASHVLARHPATKPLVWDDMLRDIPEDQLSASGVPQLVQPMLWDYTADLDVHGKALLMEKYRKCGFRQLWAASAFKGATGVSQALTPIEHHLRNHMQWLQVAAHGPADTLQGIVLTGWQRYDHFSVLCELLPVGIPSLAVCLQSLLQGGFAEDVKARVENLLGIPSLEITGFTSEAAASFPGSDILALITQVGLHLRSSVDEMLHRDRYVTGWFSSYHRRRKLVHPVMIQHIQPQALSLLGRWSALAGELEAALRRVFYPDAVEEWLEENVQPSLQQLQQLLQDLGEAAGPGPPLASPGPDTGQDP; encoded by the exons ATGTTTCCCTACGAGGGCCACCTGAGGATGCTGAGGGCCCAGCACGCATACAG CCCCTCTGAAATCAAAGAGATCCTGCATCTGGCCACATTGAACGAGCTAGAGGTTGTTCCCTTGGTACAGACATTCGGACACATGGAG TTTGTGCTGAAGCACGAGGCTCTCACTCACCTCCGAGAAGTGGCATTTTTCCCCAACACCCTGAACCCCCACGAGGCGGAGTCCCTGGCACTGGTCGGAGCCATGCTAGACCAGGTCATGGAGCTGCATCCGGGTGCCCGGTGGCTCCATGTCGGATGTGACGAG GTGTATTACCTTGGAGAGGGCGAGGCCTCGCGGCAGTGGCTGCAGCAGGAGCAGAACACCAAAGCCAGACTGTGCCTGTCCCACGTGAAGGCGGTGGCCAGCCACGTGCTGGCCCGGCACCCTGCCACGAAGCCCCTGGTGTGGGACGACATGCTGCGGGACATCCCTGAGGACCAGCTCTCAG CATCAGGGGTGCCACAGCTGGTGCAGCCCATGCTCTGGGACTACACGGCCGACCTGGATGTCCACGGCAAGG CCCTCCTCATGGAAAAATATCGGAAGTGCGGTTTTCGGCAGCTGTGGGCTGCAAGTGCCTTCAAAGGGGCCACGGGGGTGAGCCAGGCCCTGACGCCCATCGAGCACCATCTCAGGAACCACATGCAGTGGCTGCAGGTGGCGGCCCATGGGCCAGCAGACACGCTGCAGGGCATTGTCCTGACCGGCTGGCAGAG GTACGACCACTTCTCCGTGCTGTGCGAGCTGCTGCCCGTGGGGATCCCGTCCCTGGCCGTCTGTCTGCAGTCGCTCCTACAGG GAGGCTTTGCTGAAGATGTTAAAGCAAGAGTAGAGAACCTCCTTGGAATTCCGAGCCTGGAAATCACCGGTTTCACAAG TGAGGCGGCTGCCTCCTTCCCTGGCAGCGACATCCTGGCCCTCATCACACAAGTTGGCCTCCACCTACGCAGCTCCGTGGACGAGATGCTGCACAGGGacag GTACGTGACCGGCTGGTTCAGCTCCTACCATCGCAGGCGGAAGCTCGTCCACCCAGTCATGATCCAGCACATCCAGCCCCAGGCCCTCAG TCTCCTGGGCAGGTGGAGCGCCCTTGCTGGGGAGCTGGAGGCCGCCCTGCGTCGCGTCTTCTACCCTGATGCTGTGGAGGAGTGGCTAGAGGAGAACGTGCAGCCCAgtctgcagcagctgcagcagctgctgcAGGACCTCGGCGAGGCGGCCGGCCCCGGGCCCCCCCTGGCCAGCCCGGGTCCGGACACAGGTCAGGACCCTTGA
- the HEXD gene encoding hexosaminidase D isoform X5, which produces MFPYEGHLRMLRAQHAYSPSEIKEILHLATLNELEVVPLVQTFGHMEVYYLGEGEASRQWLQQEQNTKARLCLSHVKAVASHVLARHPATKPLVWDDMLRDIPEDQLSASGVPQLVQPMLWDYTADLDVHGKALLMEKYRKCGFRQLWAASAFKGATGVSQALTPIEHHLRNHMQWLQVAAHGPADTLQGIVLTGWQRYDHFSVLCELLPVGIPSLAVCLQSLLQGGFAEDVKARVENLLGIPSLEITGFTSEAAASFPGSDILALITQVGLHLRSSVDEMLHRDRYVTGWFSSYHRRRKLVHPVMIQHIQPQALSLLGRWSALAGELEAALRRVFYPDAVEEWLEENVQPSLQQLQQLLQDLGEAAGPGPPLASPGPDTGQDP; this is translated from the exons ATGTTTCCCTACGAGGGCCACCTGAGGATGCTGAGGGCCCAGCACGCATACAG CCCCTCTGAAATCAAAGAGATCCTGCATCTGGCCACATTGAACGAGCTAGAGGTTGTTCCCTTGGTACAGACATTCGGACACATGGAG GTGTATTACCTTGGAGAGGGCGAGGCCTCGCGGCAGTGGCTGCAGCAGGAGCAGAACACCAAAGCCAGACTGTGCCTGTCCCACGTGAAGGCGGTGGCCAGCCACGTGCTGGCCCGGCACCCTGCCACGAAGCCCCTGGTGTGGGACGACATGCTGCGGGACATCCCTGAGGACCAGCTCTCAG CATCAGGGGTGCCACAGCTGGTGCAGCCCATGCTCTGGGACTACACGGCCGACCTGGATGTCCACGGCAAGG CCCTCCTCATGGAAAAATATCGGAAGTGCGGTTTTCGGCAGCTGTGGGCTGCAAGTGCCTTCAAAGGGGCCACGGGGGTGAGCCAGGCCCTGACGCCCATCGAGCACCATCTCAGGAACCACATGCAGTGGCTGCAGGTGGCGGCCCATGGGCCAGCAGACACGCTGCAGGGCATTGTCCTGACCGGCTGGCAGAG GTACGACCACTTCTCCGTGCTGTGCGAGCTGCTGCCCGTGGGGATCCCGTCCCTGGCCGTCTGTCTGCAGTCGCTCCTACAGG GAGGCTTTGCTGAAGATGTTAAAGCAAGAGTAGAGAACCTCCTTGGAATTCCGAGCCTGGAAATCACCGGTTTCACAAG TGAGGCGGCTGCCTCCTTCCCTGGCAGCGACATCCTGGCCCTCATCACACAAGTTGGCCTCCACCTACGCAGCTCCGTGGACGAGATGCTGCACAGGGacag GTACGTGACCGGCTGGTTCAGCTCCTACCATCGCAGGCGGAAGCTCGTCCACCCAGTCATGATCCAGCACATCCAGCCCCAGGCCCTCAG TCTCCTGGGCAGGTGGAGCGCCCTTGCTGGGGAGCTGGAGGCCGCCCTGCGTCGCGTCTTCTACCCTGATGCTGTGGAGGAGTGGCTAGAGGAGAACGTGCAGCCCAgtctgcagcagctgcagcagctgctgcAGGACCTCGGCGAGGCGGCCGGCCCCGGGCCCCCCCTGGCCAGCCCGGGTCCGGACACAGGTCAGGACCCTTGA
- the CYBC1 gene encoding cytochrome b-245 chaperone 1 isoform X1, whose product MYMQVETRTSSCLHLKRAPGIRSWSLLVGILSIGLAAAYYSADSLGWKLFYVTGCLFVAVQNLEDWEEAVFDKSTGKVVLKTFSLYKKLLTLSRVGHDQVVVLLNDIRDVNVEEEKVRYFGKGYVVMLRFATGFSHPLTQSAVMGHRSVATSPSSRCWPGPVTWKPSPCSLPPSWSCTALRVPGSCLRAATARPTALRARADPAGSPGLGSDSTSAGLMGHLPVSPLTRLCPWQPQGGILLLDLPSEQNHSWTFSAASNGCRKGMGLLESDSASLGSVGCDRAGPAFLPRWSTGVGRFVSPRPAGANSQVTAVLQQASVGPAAGSGSVDTDPSVFSDRLPHSILLSRRPQ is encoded by the exons ATGTACATGCAGGTGGAGACGCGTACCAGCTCCTGCCTCCATCTGAAGAGGGCTCCGGGCATCAGATCCTGGTCCCTGCTGGTTG GAATCTTGTCGATTGGCCTGGCTGCTGCCTACTACAGTGCAG ATAGTCTGGGCTGGAAGCTCTTCTATGTCACGGGCTGCCTGTTCGTGGCTGTACAGAACCTGGAGGACTGGGAG GAAGCTGTCTTCGACAAGAGCACTGGGAAGGTCGTGCTGAAGACGTTTAGCTTGTATAAGAAGCTGCTGACTCTTTCCAGAGTCGGCCATGACCAAG TGGTGGTCCTGTTGAATGACATCCGGGACGTGAATGTGGAGGAAGAGAAGGTGCGGTACTTTGGGAAAGGCTACGTGGTGATGCTGCGCTTTGCAACGGgcttctcccaccccctcacccagAGCGCTGTCATGGGCCACCGCAG TGTGGCAACCAGCCCTTCCTCTCGGTGCTGGCCCGGCCCAGTGACGTGGAAGCCATCGCCATGCTCATTGCCACCTTCCTGGAGCTGCACCGCCTTGAGAGTCCCGGGGAGCTGTCTCAGAGCAGCGACAGCGAGGCCGACGGCCCTGAGAGCCAGAGCTGACCCCGCCGGATCCCCTGGCCTTGGTTCTGACAGCACTTCGGCTGGCCTAATGGGCCACCTGCCCGTCTCCCCCCTCACCCGACTGTGTCCCTGGCAGCCCCAGGGAGGCATCCTGCTGCTTGATCTGCCCTCTGAGCAAAACCACAGCTGGACCTTCTCTGCAGCCTCCAACGGGTGCAGGAAGGGCATGGGCCTCCTGGAATCAGACAGTGCCAGCCTGGGCAGTGTGGGGTGTGACAGGGCTGGGCCAGCATTCCTGCCGAGATGGAGCACTGGAGTGGGGAGGTTTGTCAGCCCACGTCCCGCAGGAGCCAACTCGCAGGTTACAGCGGTGCTTCAGCAGGCCAGCGTGGGGCCAGCGGCTGGGTCAGGCTCTGTGGACACGGATCCCAGCGTCTTCTCCGACCGGCTCCCACACAGCATCCTCCTGTCCAGACGTCCCCAGTAG
- the CYBC1 gene encoding cytochrome b-245 chaperone 1 isoform X2, with the protein MYMQVETRTSSCLHLKRAPGIRSWSLLVGILSIGLAAAYYSADSLGWKLFYVTGCLFVAVQNLEDWEEAVFDKSTGKVVLKTFSLYKKLLTLSRVGHDQVVVLLNDIRDVNVEEEKVRYFGKGYVVMLRFATGFSHPLTQSAVMGHRSDVEAIAMLIATFLELHRLESPGELSQSSDSEADGPESQS; encoded by the exons ATGTACATGCAGGTGGAGACGCGTACCAGCTCCTGCCTCCATCTGAAGAGGGCTCCGGGCATCAGATCCTGGTCCCTGCTGGTTG GAATCTTGTCGATTGGCCTGGCTGCTGCCTACTACAGTGCAG ATAGTCTGGGCTGGAAGCTCTTCTATGTCACGGGCTGCCTGTTCGTGGCTGTACAGAACCTGGAGGACTGGGAG GAAGCTGTCTTCGACAAGAGCACTGGGAAGGTCGTGCTGAAGACGTTTAGCTTGTATAAGAAGCTGCTGACTCTTTCCAGAGTCGGCCATGACCAAG TGGTGGTCCTGTTGAATGACATCCGGGACGTGAATGTGGAGGAAGAGAAGGTGCGGTACTTTGGGAAAGGCTACGTGGTGATGCTGCGCTTTGCAACGGgcttctcccaccccctcacccagAGCGCTGTCATGGGCCACCGCAG TGACGTGGAAGCCATCGCCATGCTCATTGCCACCTTCCTGGAGCTGCACCGCCTTGAGAGTCCCGGGGAGCTGTCTCAGAGCAGCGACAGCGAGGCCGACGGCCCTGAGAGCCAGAGCTGA